tcataaagttcctgtaaatgtatatatatggatggattcatatttctactaaaatacagtctttggtcgacaccTTTTGAgactctaacatcagtagaatttgacaTGTGGTGATTATGGCAAGAAAAGGttccagctttttttaaaaatcagaaacgattcaaaatttatccaaaaatctgaaaaaaatttgcccaaaatgacttgaaacctgtcaaaaattactcagaatcattcaaatgacacaaactttatccaaaatgactaaatatttgTCCAGAACAGGATACCTGCAGACTGAAGGCCTTCTTTGTGCTCGGCGTTGGTAGTTTGAGAACAGCGATTGGAGCTGGAGGAGCCGAGACCCTGCTGGCTTCACGTTCTGCTGGAGGAGTTACCTGAAACCAAACAAGAACATCTCACTGGAGGAAACATGTTGTCTGCTTTACAAGAATGAGAAGCTCCGACTGAGCCACGTTTGATGTATAAACTAATAAATGGATCTTTGTTTCTACCTGGGGGAACGGTTGGGGGATGCTGGCGGCCACCTTGTCTTTCCTGGGCcgtcccttcttcctcttctccaccACCTCTCCTCcgtccagcagcagctcggGTTTCCTCTTCCCGAACGCCAGGTTCTTGTTGATGGCGGCCATCTTGTCCTCGCTGTCGCTGCTGGTCTCCTCTTTGGTTTTGGCGTCTTTCAGGGCAGAGAGGGCGTCCTTCGGCCTGCTGGGGGACAGAAAACACCCAAGTAAGTTTCCTCTTGTTGTTCTTCACGGCTGCTTCTTCACATGATGCTTCGTTTACCTGTCCAGAGGCGTGAGCCCGGCGGTGGAGGAGATGGCGGCCGTGACCCCCGGCGTGGCCTTCGACCTCTCCGTGAACCTGGAGTCCAGAGCTTTCATCGGCTCGATCTTGGAGGCAGAAGTGAGCAGCAGGCTGGACTTCACGCTGTGAAGATGGAGGGTCGAGTAAACGACGGTAAGACAAGAGGTGGAGGACACTACAGCAGATAGTAAGACTAAGAGCCGGTGTGTTTACCCGTCGTTGTTGTCCTCCAGCCCCTTGGCGGCGCTGTTGGCAGGAGGAGAGGTGAGCATGGCGTCGTGGCTCGGCCTCAGCTGTCCCGGGCTGGAGTCGGAGCTGAGCTGGTTGGTGAGCTGGCTGGACATGGACGAACCCGACGGCAGGATGGGAACGCTGTTGAACAGAGCCGGAGAGAAATCCCTGCAGAGACAGACGGACACCGAGGTCAGGAAAACGACGGATACTCTACACATCTGGGCTTCGTTTGTCTAAAAAACAGACATCGTGAAGGTAGTTCTctgctttctttgttaactcagacttccTGCTTTCAACTCTGAGCACGTTCACATAAAAGCAGAGTTTAATGTGTCATGTGACTCTCCTGCACAAAATGGACCAATCATGTGTCACCTCCTCCAGTCCACAAGTTGTTTTAATGTAGAGCTACGAGGAAGATCGAAAATCCTGACAGGATGAAGTAATATATATAAATTCTGAGTCAGTTTTTCAGTCAAGTTGAACAATCTTTATcctattttggacaaatattaaatcattttggataaattttgtgtcatttgaacAATTCTAGTCACTTTGAAAAGGTTTCAAGGTATTTTGGGCAAATCTATAGtgattttggataaatttttaatcattctgatacattttgagtcattttggacacaaaaaatgactttccacacatcagattctactgatattagagcctcaaaagttgttgaaatgtcgaccaaagattgtattttagtagaaatatggatccatccatagatatacacttacaggaacatTCTGAGGCCAACACCATCCTGGTTTgaacattttatatttgttttccatttttaaggaCCAATAATAAAAGAATTCgaccaaattacaaaaaaaaaaatttagatttaCCAAACTCACAAATGCacagaaatgagagaaaaaatgtctaaaataaccTCAAATCTGTCCAAGTGGAGACACTGTTAATCATATATTACATCTGGTGATCAATGCGGCTGTTCGTCTGTGGAGGTGCTGCAGCTTTTCTCACCCGGTGTCCAGCTGAGCGATGCAGAGCGGCGTGATCCGTCGCCGGCCGTCCGCCGTCCTCGTCTCCACCTGCTTCTTCAAAAGGTTCTGCAAATCCAAGAAATAATGAGTTAAAACTTCAGCGGTATTATAGGAATGACCTGTCAGAATCTGTTGgatgaatcaaataaatgtaatgtggTTCAGAAACAATGAACAGagaagcaagttgttggagatacatccagcatggagaaacatctttctactgaagatgaacagagtagagaggaaagtCTGGAAACTGGAAATATGGAGACAAaacgaccgcaaagagacacaaaacaacacaaataatatACACAATCCCACTAACAAGACAAAACTgtaacaaagagacacacaatgactcACGCAAGAcaggcaacaacaaaaatgagactcagtGAACACAAAGAGTCAAAACTGTTGAAAGATGCAAtaatatgaccaaaatgagacataaaacgatcaaaacgagacacaaagtgaccaaaaacagacacaaaacaacaaaaatgacacaaaacagacacaaaacaacaaaaatgacacaaaacagacacaaaacaacaaaaatgacagaaaacagatacaaaacaacaagagacacgaaacgacaaaagcagacataaaacaactaaaacagacacaaaacaacaaaaaagagacacacaaatgaccaaaaacagacacaaaatgaccaaaaacgataaaaacgagacacaaagtgaacaCAAAGAGACCACACTGTCCCAAAGAtgcataaaatgactaaaatgagagagaaaacagctgGTTCTTTTTGAATGTGCAGTGTATTAAGTTGTTATTTTACCTTCCTGATGTCCTCCAGAGACTCCCCGTTCATCACGCTGTTCAGTTTGGGTGCCGAGGACTCGGGCCCGGCGCCGCCCGGTCCGGCGTTGGCCTGGGCCGAGTTCTGCCGCTCCTGCTGGTACTTGAGCATCTCTGGGTTCtcgatgatggtggtggagagcTGGGCCTCGGTGCTGGTGATGGCCAGACTCTTACCGTAGATGTTCTGGTGGATGGTGTTCTGTAGGCCgcaaacagaaaaaggaaaactagCAAACAGGAAGTACACGGAAAAAAGCTGCAGGAACAAGGAAACACCTGACaataaactgcagttttgttCTAATTACTGAACAAATCCGACGTAGTTCTGGGTCCTCGGCTAAggttatttttatgttattatcTTCTTTATTATAAGGATTACTCATGCATGTTTTTTCACAACAGTCTTTCAATCAACAACAATCATTTATCATGTGACGTTAtaatatttgcagattttatttattagccTGTATTTTAAGGGAAAACTTAaatacaaaaccaccacaaagagacacaaaacgacaaaaacaagacacaataacaaaaacaagacataaaacaagacaatacgacaaaaacaagacataaaacgacaaaaacaagacacaaaaggacaaaaacaagacataatgacaaaaacgagacacataatgacaataacgacacaaaataacaaaaacaagacacaaaacgaaaaaaacaagacacaaaataacaaaaacaagacacaaaataacaaaaacaagacataaaataacaaaaacaagacataaaacaaaaaaacaagacacaaaataacaaaaacaagacacaaaatgaaaaaaacaagacacaaaataacaaaaacaagacacaaaatgaaaaaaacaagacacaaaacgaaaaaaacaagacacaaaataacaaaaaacaagacacaaaacgaaaaaacaagacacaaaataacaaaaacaagacacaaaataacaaaaacaagacataaaataacaaaaacaagacataaaacgacaaaaacaagacacaatgacaaaaacgagacacataatgacaataacgacacaaaataacaaaaacaagacacaaaacgaaaaaaacaagacacaaaacgaaaaaaacaagacacaaaataacaaaaacaagacacaaaataacaaaaacaagacacaaaacgaaaaaaacaagacacaaaataacaaaaacaagacacaaaacgaaaaaacaagacacaaaataacaaaaacaagacacaaaataacaaaaacaagacataaaataacaaaaacaagacataaaacgacaaaaacaagacacaatgacaaaaacaagacacaacgacacaaacaagacacaacgacatcaacaagacacaaaacgacaaaaacaagacacaatgacaaaaacaagacacaaaacgacaaaaacaagacacaaaacgacaaaaacaagacacaatgataaaaacaagacacaaaacgacaaaaacaagacacaatgacaaaaacgagacaatatgacaaaaacaagacagaatgacacaaataagacacaaaacgacaaaaaatgacaaaaacaagacctaaaatgacacaaaccagacaaaaaactaccaaaataagacacataatgacaaaaatgagacaccaaacgacaaaaattgttgtgttttaatgtcTAAAGTTCTATTTTTAGAGTCATAGAATGAATTTGAATAAattctgacagtaaactgatcagttttacttatttttattcaaGGTTTTTGCTCATTGGAACAGACTTTCGTTGGGCTAATCGACTAAAATAACTGATATTCTGTTCAACCTTATTGTGATGTTAACAAAGGGTGATATTATTTGAGTTGTACCTTCTCGTCTTCGCTCAGCGGGTCTCCCAGCTCGTCCAGGGAAAAGTCCAGGTAGGCCACGGTGCCGTCCATCGAACACACCAGCATCCCCAGACCGGTCAGAGTCCTGGAAAACAAACACCTTTAGGAATGTGGACGTCGTCTTCATGTCTGACTCTGGAGTCAAACCACAGTACAGTGCAGCAGGATCAGCTTTGTCCCGCTGGCCGACAAATAAAAATCCCCCGCAGCTAAAACGCATTTTCTCTGCTAATGCACTTGTGCTGCAGAACACACCACGTCTGTTTTTACTGACCAGGAAATGTCCATGATGGATTTATCGAAGAGATCGTGGATGACCACCAGAGGGCGCTTCAGCGAGGTGAGCTggagaagaaacacaaacagactttCAGTAATTTATCCGCAGTAAACAGAAGTTGGCTTCAGAATTTTCCactgacattttaatttaacCTAATTCAGCATAAAACCCTGCATCATTAAATTGACATCTTTAACACTGGATGGAAGAAATTATGTCAAcgaaccacaaaaaacaaaactgagttaTGAAAACCGGTACTGACTTTTATGTTTTACCAATTTCTAAAcactttaaccttctgaaccccaaaaccaaaCCGAGCCAAAACCAAAAAGCACACCTTTTCTGAcgccaaaatgatcaaaatcagaaactgtaaacagaaacaaatgtcTGATTCTCAATTTTACGACTTCCCTAGAACATATCGTGTGTGGTGTGCAGCTCCACGAGGAAATCTAACCAAAAATAAGCATAAAATCACAGCGATTCAcacaaaaacttgcaaaaaggagaaaaaaaggggttttaaaaatgaaaatagttaaatatctatagtatttggttacaaaatgaccacaaagacacgaaATGAAACATGAGAAGCAAAACgtcaaaaaatgagacagaaaacacagagacaaaactgtcccaaacacacatgaaatgactaaaatgagacacaaaacaacaaaacacaggcacaaaacggcaaaaatgagacagataatgacaaaaaggagacacaaagcgaacacaaagagacaaagctGTTCCAAAGATGCAGAAAACggccaaaatgagacacaaaaggacaaaaacaagacactaaacGAGTAGTGTCTTATGAAAAGTTTGTTGAGGCTATAAGAACCTAAGCAGTAAAACATCTACAGCATGTGGAgcttccagtgttggtaacactgCATTTTTCCATGATTTATGGCTTTCTAAcaggttgttctgtttccatagggCTGCTGGAAAATATGACAGgagtaaaaaacacacaaagaaactgtGTGGATGTTGAAGTCTAGAGTTAGACGTGAACTGACCCAGACGGACAGCGACCGGTCTTTGCTGCCGACGGCGCAGCAGCAGTATGGACAGCTGGGTTTAGGAGAGCTGCcgttcttctgcttcttcttgaAGATCTTTGGGTTGAATTTCTGCAGAGACAGGAAGCAGGTTGGTCAGTGCGCGAGTCGATTATTTGGTTAAACGTAGATTTAAAGGCCAGATACGCATCCTTACCACCACGGTGACGGCTTTACGGTGGCCCACGAAGTCCATGTTGGTCTTCCAGCCGTCCCTCTCCACGATCTGAGCCGTGGGTCCGGAGTTGTTCATGGCGTGGGCCGACACCAGGTACTGACCGTCTGGAGACCAGGACAGACGCAGGACGTGGGTCGTACCACCGCACTGAGGGGGGGAGGGAGGAAACCGTTTAGACCCGGACTGTTCTGCTAACATttaaagaggtccagtcagagaaaatctACTGCAACAGCGGCGTCAAACTCATCTTGGTTCAGGTTCCACATACATCACAATTTGATCGCAAGTGCATAATAACCTACAAataactccaaatgtttccttgttTTAGCGCAAGAACGTACATCCtggaaatgtttacatttaaccctcctgttttcttcatttacaggcaccaaaaaatattgtttccttgtctgaaaaaaatccaaaaattcagcaaaaatatgccccaaatttatgaaaatttgcaaaaccttcaggaagaaaattccaataattccttaaaaggatcccttaaaagttttattttaaaaaatcccacaacttcttgtaaatattttcaaaaaattagtaaaaatcttccaaaaatatcctaaaaatatctaaagtgataacatatatatcagtaaaatttctaatattttcttcaagaacattaaaaaaaaaaaaaaaaaaaaaaatccagcaaaatttgctggattttggtagatttttttgtgaatgttcttgagaaatatttttaacatttcttttttgcaccaaaaaatattcaaagatctcccaaaaatgttgaaaatgtggacatcagaagtttcagtgagaaaatgttttttttccacaatttcaaactttaaaacgggtcaattttgacccacaggacgacatgagggttaaagaattatgtttttacaaaataatgtgaacaacaaactgaaatttgttaagaaaagtagattcaatttcaacaacattcagcctcagttcatcatttccacattacaacttccagatcacagagtgtcgacaaagtaacacaacatttagtcacagctgtctgaactgaacgatataggattttattctaaaaaagacaaaaaaacaacaaaaaacaagacaaaatattacaaaaataacacacaaaacgacagaagcgagaaacaaaatgacaaaaaattagacaaacgaagcgaaacaaaacaagaaagagaaagaattagacaaaaataagctacaaagtgagacaaaatggacaaatgagaaaaaagttagacaaatgacacaaacgatacaaaaaatgacaaaagtgagaaacaaaaatgatacacaaaacaatgaagaaaGCTAAagataaaatggcaaaaataggacaaaaagcacaagcgaaacaaaaacgaaacacaaaccgaccaaaacgagaaacaaaacgacaaaaacatgagacaaatgataaaagtcagacaaaaaaacaaagacaaaactttaccaaaatgagacacaaactgacaaaagaacaatgaacaatctagtattttactttatgatcaaaacaacttgtcatgatctaaaaattattttaaatttatagttttacttatttacaatctgcagttaatgtcttctctggaatttttacacttcgaggaccggattggaccctgtggaggaccagttttggcccacgggccgcatgttggacacccctgtacTACAGCAAAGGTCCAGAACTGACTTTAGTTAATttgatgtaacctagtagttGGACCAACGTCTGCATGTCACCAATAACTGActgtcaaacaaatgaaatTCAGAGAGATTCAAAAACATTTAGACATATTTACAGTCACATTTACAGACACAGTTGGACTGAAAACGATCAGACGAGACACTGAAGTTTGAGTGAAAGGTGTCTGAGTGTGGAGCACCTCGCTGAAGGGTTTGGTGATGTTGGCCTCCATCTGCCAGTCCACCGTCCTCCACACTTTGAGGCTGTGGTCGTCGGCCTGCGAGGCGATGTACTTCCCCACCGGGTCCCATGTCAGGCCTTTAACCAGGCCGGTGTGTCCTCGCAGGCAGGTCACCATCTCTGAAAACCAGAGGTAGAGTTCACCTCACACCCACTACCACGCCTCGACTCACCTCAAAAACTCTACATcctaccaagtctgtttgtcttatttttagtcacaatgtctcatcccacttgatttaagataaattcactgaacaagagacatttcagcagatggagggacttgttttaagacaatgcatcttaaatatcttgttaagtcaaacaatctggaaattatcttgttttgacttGAATTTTATGGAATGGAAGaatttactaattttttgaaaatatttactagaattttcttgccaaatttaggggatttttttttaaataaaacttttaaggaatgattggagttttcttcctgaaggttttgccattttttctaaaatttgtggaattttttgatgatttaaaaaaataaataaataaataaataaaaaatttcagacaagaaaacaataatttttggtgcccgtaaatgaagacagcaggagggttaatacatctaaaattaggaggttacatgaaagcgaaaatctatttttgagtgaaaaactgctatttttatagcatgtctggcttattttaagacgcCTAACTTggcaatcctggtaaaatagagcttaaaataagttttcccagctaattttaagatctcaatattcataaatatcatatcttatttcaagaaatcttaccaaaccatttttcacttcttctattggcagatttttcacttatttcacggtaaaagttccttgaattaagtttttttcttgttttgagaggagcattttttccagtgtctaCTGTTACCTCATTATGTTGTGTGgcgatcggtgtacgtttgtctgtgaatctgtctgtcagcaacattactcaaaaacagactacgggatttggatgaaattttcagggaaggtcagaaatgacacaaggaccaagtgattagattttggcagtgatgttatattttgttcgtgtcatttcatgtctaatgtttgtcgttttgtgttgtcggtgtcattttgttgtgtcatttttcatttgtaactcatttatgtcgttttgtctcattttgtgaataagttttgtcgtttcatgtcgttttatgtcttctttgtgccattttgtgtgtaatatttgttgtttcgtgtcgtatttgtgttgttttgtctcatttttttgcattctatattgtgtttgtcattttccatttagtttttgtcgtttcctgtcattttatgtcttgtgtcattttggccatCCGCGCTGcattgtgcatatataatatatgtgcGATGCAGCGCAGATGTCCGtccgtgttccgcgctccattCGGACGGTGATTgttgttgcattgcgcgctcatttccgcttttgatgacgtatcgtgctcaggcgattcatCGATCCGTCATTCGTGGCAGTCCtaaagtgaacactacatcagctgcctgctgacgatcacatgcttgtgatcctactactgactcatccattggaaatgatacaaggaacaattgattaaacctGTGGGGACGTTTCTGAGTTTGCCTTCCATCTTTAcgtgaatttttggacttttcagcAGAGTCTTTctcatgtcaagaaactgcttcttagataaacactttcTGTGCCGTGGAAATGGTGCCAAAAATTAAAGcccgtaacattaaaaatatgccttcaaaaAATACGCTCCGAgtccttttcttgtttcagtCGGCAGTAGTTTTATATCTGGGTCGTTCCACCAGAAAAGTTTACGACATCTCAAATctgtctgatttgttttctgtgcatgttATGAAGTAAAACGTGTAAAAATAAAGCTTTCACGGTTggtagaaaatacattttttgaccaaattcACACcattatttaacagttttcttattttacaggttATGaagttaaatatgtaaaatctgGGCCCAAAGGTAACACTAGTCTTTGACTGATAAATTGTTTTTGATTATAAATGTCATGAATTGAGGTGGAACGACAGTTTAAGAATTGATTTTTAGACTCTTTCACTGGTTTATGAAGCTCTGTGCAATAATATTATCAGGATTTCTATGAATAAAACGTgcaataatgttgttttttagaattttcttttcttctgtaaagcactttgtgtcatattttatttttataagcGCTGTACAAATAAAGTCTGATCGACTGATTGGTTAAAGAGCTATAAAGATGGTACGATAATTAAATATCTTCCTGCTCTATCAACAGGTTTTACAGCACTGTGCAGGTGTGTGATGCGACTGAATTCTGGTTTCTGAGTTTCCTACCTGGGAATTTGCGAGCGTTCCAGATTACGATGGTGTTGTCGACGCTGCAGGAGGCGAGCCAGACGTCGTGAGGAGACCACGCCACG
Above is a genomic segment from Amphiprion ocellaris isolate individual 3 ecotype Okinawa chromosome 6, ASM2253959v1, whole genome shotgun sequence containing:
- the LOC111587983 gene encoding protein HIRA isoform X1, with product MKLLKPSWVSHNGKPIFSVDIHPDGTKFATGGQGEDSGKVMIWNMAPVLREEDEKNENVPKMLCQMDNHLACVNCVRWSNNGLYLASGGDDKLVMVWKRAAFIGPSTVFGSSSKLANVEQWRCVTILRNHTGDVMDVAWSPHDVWLASCSVDNTIVIWNARKFPEMVTCLRGHTGLVKGLTWDPVGKYIASQADDHSLKVWRTVDWQMEANITKPFSECGGTTHVLRLSWSPDGQYLVSAHAMNNSGPTAQIVERDGWKTNMDFVGHRKAVTVVKFNPKIFKKKQKNGSSPKPSCPYCCCAVGSKDRSLSVWLTSLKRPLVVIHDLFDKSIMDISWTLTGLGMLVCSMDGTVAYLDFSLDELGDPLSEDEKNTIHQNIYGKSLAITSTEAQLSTTIIENPEMLKYQQERQNSAQANAGPGGAGPESSAPKLNSVMNGESLEDIRKNLLKKQVETRTADGRRRITPLCIAQLDTGDFSPALFNSVPILPSGSSMSSQLTNQLSSDSSPGQLRPSHDAMLTSPPANSAAKGLEDNNDGVKSSLLLTSASKIEPMKALDSRFTERSKATPGVTAAISSTAGLTPLDSRPKDALSALKDAKTKEETSSDSEDKMAAINKNLAFGKRKPELLLDGGEVVEKRKKGRPRKDKVAASIPQPFPQVTPPAEREASRVSAPPAPIAVLKLPTPSTKKAFSLQVSMEPSVFLEVENEVSVVAGSKLSQLRCSRDGRDWNTLLPSSVVTAAGSSDVLAVACEDRMLSVFSSCGRRLLPSIQLSTPVSALHCSAHFVMVLTAGATLSVWDVHKQKALVKNESLLTILSGADTSVSQSLLTQQGVPVIGLSNGKSYCFSSSLETWTLIADKGDSLVQCADFRSCLPTHDAPVSSGPLAVMQGRNLNAGRLASRLSSTPHHLQQSMTLAFLENQLASALTLQSAQEYRYWLLIYARFLVNEGSEYRLRELCKELLGPVHKSAATSWEPTTLGLRKRELLREVLPVIGENLRFQRLFTEYQDQLELLRNK
- the LOC111587983 gene encoding protein HIRA isoform X2, coding for MKLLKPSWVSHNGKPIFSVDIHPDGTKFATGGQGEDSGKVMIWNMAPVLREEDEKNENVPKMLCQMDNHLACVNCVRWSNNGLYLASGGDDKLVMVWKRAAFIGPSTVFGSSSKLANVEQWRCVTILRNHTGDVMDVAWSPHDVWLASCSVDNTIVIWNARKFPEMVTCLRGHTGLVKGLTWDPVGKYIASQADDHSLKVWRTVDWQMEANITKPFSECGGTTHVLRLSWSPDGQYLVSAHAMNNSGPTAQIVERDGWKTNMDFVGHRKAVTVVKFNPKIFKKKQKNGSSPKPSCPYCCCAVGSKDRSLSVWLTSLKRPLVVIHDLFDKSIMDISWTLTGLGMLVCSMDGTVAYLDFSLDELGDPLSEDEKNTIHQNIYGKSLAITSTEAQLSTTIIENPEMLKYQQERQNSAQANAGPGGAGPESSAPKLNSVMNGESLEDIRKNLLKKQVETRTADGRRRITPLCIAQLDTGDFSPALFNSVPILPSGSSMSSQLTNQLSSDSSPGQLRPSHDAMLTSPPANSAAKGLEDNNDGVKSSLLLTSASKIEPMKALDSRFTERSKATPGVTAAISSTAGLTPLDRPKDALSALKDAKTKEETSSDSEDKMAAINKNLAFGKRKPELLLDGGEVVEKRKKGRPRKDKVAASIPQPFPQVTPPAEREASRVSAPPAPIAVLKLPTPSTKKAFSLQVSMEPSVFLEVENEVSVVAGSKLSQLRCSRDGRDWNTLLPSSVVTAAGSSDVLAVACEDRMLSVFSSCGRRLLPSIQLSTPVSALHCSAHFVMVLTAGATLSVWDVHKQKALVKNESLLTILSGADTSVSQSLLTQQGVPVIGLSNGKSYCFSSSLETWTLIADKGDSLVQCADFRSCLPTHDAPVSSGPLAVMQGRNLNAGRLASRLSSTPHHLQQSMTLAFLENQLASALTLQSAQEYRYWLLIYARFLVNEGSEYRLRELCKELLGPVHKSAATSWEPTTLGLRKRELLREVLPVIGENLRFQRLFTEYQDQLELLRNK